From a single Streptomyces sp. NBC_00377 genomic region:
- a CDS encoding AfsR/SARP family transcriptional regulator, with the protein MMRFEVLGPVRVWREGRELDPGFPQQRALLALLLAHAGRTVPASEIMDVLWAERPPASAPNVVRRYIGALRRLLEPGLPPRAPGRRLPRTAGGYLLEAAPEEVDLLRFRELTRQGKRAVATGRPETAARRFVLALEEWRGPVAMGAPASVREHVQFTAVQRELLETSGLAADAALLCGRADQVLPALRRATAHDPLDESLHARLVLALAACGLQAEALGAYEGIRRRLSRELGLTPGAELAAAHTRVLRQDVGRRSKQGPVVRPGRPVTATGTHPAPDTETRPPTPATGTLSRAGGGGDVAAAVPSARLPSASGFFVGRGAESEWLEEAGSAAGVVLVTGMAGIGKSTLAVHWAHRAADRFPDGRLFVALRGSDPDRSAVRPADALRGMLTALGVPAPRTPDGVDALTGAYRTFLARRRVLVVLDDAAGTAQLAPLLPAGPGSLALVTSRHGLPGLVASGARPLRLAPLSAEDAHALLARRIGAARVAAEARAADEIVARCGRLPLALTGVAAHAAGRPDIPLAAVAAGLRESHGGLGALATTREAFLSSYRLLAPDARRLFRLLPRHEGPGITAAGAAVLAGLPVRRARLLLGVLADAHLLTETAPGRYALHVLLRAFATERAEAEGRAGGS; encoded by the coding sequence GTGATGCGCTTCGAGGTGCTGGGGCCCGTACGGGTCTGGCGGGAGGGGCGGGAGCTCGATCCCGGTTTCCCCCAGCAGCGCGCCCTGCTCGCCCTGCTCCTGGCACACGCGGGACGGACCGTGCCCGCGAGCGAGATCATGGACGTGCTGTGGGCCGAGCGGCCGCCCGCCAGCGCGCCGAACGTGGTGCGGCGCTACATCGGCGCGTTGCGACGGCTGCTCGAACCGGGGCTGCCGCCGCGCGCGCCGGGCCGGCGTCTGCCGCGCACCGCCGGGGGCTACCTCCTGGAGGCGGCCCCCGAGGAGGTCGACCTGCTGCGTTTCCGCGAGCTGACCCGGCAGGGAAAGCGTGCGGTGGCCACCGGACGTCCCGAGACGGCCGCGCGCCGGTTCGTGCTGGCGCTGGAGGAGTGGCGAGGACCGGTGGCGATGGGGGCTCCGGCGTCGGTGCGCGAGCACGTCCAGTTCACGGCCGTGCAGCGGGAACTCCTGGAGACGTCCGGGCTGGCGGCGGACGCGGCACTGCTGTGCGGCAGAGCCGACCAGGTGCTGCCCGCCCTGCGCCGGGCCACCGCGCACGATCCCCTCGACGAGTCGCTGCACGCCAGACTGGTGCTGGCCCTGGCCGCCTGCGGCCTTCAGGCGGAGGCGCTGGGGGCGTACGAGGGCATCCGCCGGCGCCTCAGCCGTGAACTGGGCCTCACCCCGGGCGCCGAACTCGCGGCGGCGCACACCCGCGTACTGCGCCAGGACGTGGGACGGCGGTCGAAACAGGGGCCGGTCGTGCGGCCCGGCCGCCCGGTCACCGCCACGGGGACGCACCCGGCCCCCGACACCGAGACCCGACCGCCCACTCCGGCCACCGGCACGCTCAGCCGTGCCGGTGGGGGCGGTGACGTGGCGGCGGCGGTGCCGTCTGCTCGGTTGCCGTCGGCTTCCGGGTTCTTCGTGGGGCGCGGAGCCGAGTCGGAGTGGCTGGAGGAGGCCGGTTCGGCGGCGGGCGTCGTCCTGGTCACGGGGATGGCCGGGATCGGCAAGAGCACCCTCGCGGTGCACTGGGCGCACCGGGCCGCCGACCGCTTCCCCGACGGCCGGTTGTTCGTGGCGCTGCGCGGCTCCGATCCGGACCGGTCCGCGGTGCGGCCCGCCGACGCGCTGCGCGGGATGCTCACGGCGCTCGGCGTTCCCGCGCCCCGCACACCGGACGGGGTCGACGCCCTCACCGGCGCGTACCGCACCTTCCTCGCACGTCGGCGTGTCCTCGTCGTCCTCGACGACGCCGCCGGCACCGCGCAGCTGGCTCCGCTGCTGCCTGCCGGGCCGGGCAGTCTGGCGCTGGTCACCAGCCGCCACGGACTGCCCGGTCTGGTCGCCTCGGGTGCACGTCCGCTCCGTCTCGCGCCGCTGTCCGCCGAGGACGCGCACGCGTTGCTGGCGCGGCGGATCGGCGCCGCGCGGGTGGCCGCCGAAGCCCGGGCCGCCGACGAGATCGTCGCGCGGTGCGGCCGGCTGCCCCTGGCGCTGACCGGCGTCGCCGCGCACGCCGCCGGCCGACCTGACATCCCGCTCGCCGCGGTGGCCGCCGGACTGCGCGAGTCCCACGGCGGTCTCGGCGCCCTCGCCACCACCCGTGAGGCGTTCCTGAGCTCGTACCGGCTCCTTGCGCCGGACGCCAGACGCCTGTTCCGGCTGCTGCCCCGGCACGAAGGACCCGGCATCACGGCGGCCGGGGCCGCCGTGCTCGCCGGTCTGCCGGTCCGCCGGGCCCGGCTGCTGCTCGGCGTGCTGGCCGACGCCCACCTCCTCACGGAAACCGCACCGGGGCGCTATGCCCTGCACGTCCTGCTGCGGGCCTTCGCCACGGAGCGCGCCGAGGCGGAGGGCCGTGCGGGAGGCTCGTGA
- a CDS encoding alpha/beta fold hydrolase: MHPHRTGALAVPGATLHYETLGSGPVLLLIPGGAGDAGLYAGMAPELATRYTVVSYDPRGMSRSPLDGPADAPRTDERVEVWSDDARRLLERFAGDEEAVVLGCSSGAVVAVELLARHPERLRRVVAHEPPLLELLEDPVPPRALFAEVREILRAEGADAAMTRLGEGLADGAAERAPARQPTELPPGIQEMAGRMRANLPVFLGRVLCPFSSALPDLAALRPVAHKLVPAAGRDSRGRLPLYGPAARLAELLGSGLVEFPGGHLAAVESPKEFADHLLTVLA, encoded by the coding sequence ATGCACCCGCACCGGACCGGCGCCCTGGCAGTGCCCGGCGCCACCCTGCACTACGAGACGCTCGGCAGCGGACCCGTCCTGCTGCTCATTCCCGGCGGCGCGGGGGACGCCGGCCTGTACGCGGGCATGGCGCCGGAACTGGCCACCCGGTACACCGTGGTCTCGTACGACCCGCGCGGCATGTCCCGCAGCCCTCTCGACGGCCCGGCGGACGCACCCCGCACCGACGAACGGGTGGAGGTGTGGAGCGACGACGCCCGCCGGCTGCTCGAACGGTTCGCCGGAGACGAGGAGGCGGTGGTCCTCGGGTGCAGTTCCGGCGCCGTGGTCGCGGTGGAACTCCTCGCCCGGCACCCGGAGCGGCTGCGCCGCGTGGTCGCGCACGAGCCGCCGTTGCTGGAACTGCTGGAGGACCCCGTCCCTCCTCGGGCCCTGTTCGCCGAGGTGCGCGAGATCCTCCGCGCCGAGGGTGCCGACGCCGCCATGACCCGGCTCGGCGAGGGCCTGGCGGACGGGGCGGCCGAGCGTGCGCCGGCGCGGCAACCGACGGAACTGCCTCCGGGGATCCAGGAGATGGCCGGCCGGATGCGCGCCAACCTGCCCGTCTTCCTCGGGCGGGTGCTGTGCCCCTTCTCCTCCGCCCTGCCCGACCTCGCGGCCCTGCGCCCCGTGGCCCACAAACTGGTGCCGGCCGCGGGGCGCGACTCCCGCGGCCGGCTGCCGCTGTACGGGCCCGCCGCGCGCCTCGCGGAGCTCCTGGGATCCGGGCTGGTGGAGTTCCCCGGCGGCCACCTCGCAGCCGTCGAGTCCCCGAAGGAGTTCGCCGACCACCTGCTGACCGTCCTGGCCTGA
- a CDS encoding DUF6355 family natural product biosynthesis protein, producing MRVRRTVLSTIGSVALVLTSLGALTAATASPAAADPCGFYETGSDAFYNHCTSDGSRVVIKVDVAWAADYERCVGPGISWLGSADKIQGAHYTGRTC from the coding sequence GTGCGTGTTCGTCGTACGGTGCTCAGCACCATCGGTTCCGTCGCTCTCGTGCTCACCTCGCTGGGCGCGCTGACGGCCGCCACCGCGAGCCCCGCGGCCGCTGACCCCTGCGGCTTCTACGAGACCGGTTCCGACGCCTTCTACAACCACTGCACCTCCGACGGCTCGCGCGTGGTCATCAAGGTGGACGTGGCCTGGGCCGCCGACTACGAGCGGTGCGTCGGCCCCGGCATCTCGTGGCTGGGCTCCGCCGACAAGATCCAGGGAGCCCACTACACCGGCCGTACCTGCTGA
- the dacB gene encoding D-alanyl-D-alanine carboxypeptidase/D-alanyl-D-alanine endopeptidase, with translation MNDIMAETPVHSFAPGGRRRHRKAKQSGTGVRRAVVLALALPVTSAALAGPSAFAAEKGIGTTAKGTSAARTLDADDQQMVTNLEARVVDRRLGSTVSGVVLDSGTDTTLWDHNGATALMPASNTKLATATAALTVLGPDHRFTTRVVYGNGTLTVIGGGDRTLTSADLAELANTAVAGLKAAGLMSVKVAVDDSLFGEPTLAVGWNSGYYPDSVAPVRALVVDGHGVQDTSIDAGQVFARQLTAAGVTVDGAVTRAEAGPHDVPVARHRSAPLSDIVHTMIKVSDNNIAETLLRMTALGADRPATFEAGTEVVRQVLSLRYGVSLKNFEIHDGSGLSRANRIPAATLAEILELLTESRYSATLSSILDGLPVSGEAGSTLGPEWGRFDDVNSKCAVGKVHAKTGTLTGAIALSGLTQGKDGKWKVFSFIENGSTADPGEIKDAMDGLAATVNGCWA, from the coding sequence ATGAACGACATAATGGCGGAAACTCCCGTGCATTCCTTTGCTCCGGGCGGTCGGCGCCGTCACCGCAAGGCGAAGCAGAGCGGCACCGGTGTCCGGCGGGCGGTCGTGCTCGCACTGGCCCTGCCCGTCACGTCGGCGGCCCTGGCCGGCCCCTCGGCGTTCGCCGCCGAGAAGGGGATCGGCACGACGGCCAAGGGCACATCGGCGGCCCGGACTCTCGACGCGGACGACCAGCAGATGGTCACCAACCTCGAGGCCCGGGTCGTCGACCGGCGGCTGGGTTCCACGGTCAGCGGTGTGGTGCTCGACTCCGGGACGGACACCACCCTGTGGGACCACAACGGCGCGACCGCGCTGATGCCGGCGTCCAACACCAAACTCGCCACGGCGACCGCCGCCCTGACGGTGCTCGGCCCGGACCACAGGTTCACCACCCGGGTCGTGTACGGCAACGGCACGCTGACCGTGATCGGGGGCGGCGACCGCACCCTGACCAGTGCCGACCTCGCCGAACTGGCGAACACGGCGGTCGCCGGCCTGAAGGCGGCGGGGCTGATGTCGGTGAAGGTCGCCGTCGACGACAGCCTCTTCGGCGAACCGACCCTGGCGGTCGGCTGGAACAGCGGCTACTACCCCGACTCCGTGGCACCGGTGCGCGCGCTGGTCGTCGACGGGCACGGTGTCCAGGACACCTCGATCGACGCCGGGCAGGTCTTCGCCCGGCAGCTCACCGCGGCCGGGGTCACCGTCGACGGCGCCGTCACCCGTGCCGAGGCGGGACCGCACGACGTACCGGTGGCCCGGCACCGGTCGGCGCCGCTGTCGGACATCGTCCACACGATGATCAAGGTGAGCGACAACAACATCGCCGAGACCCTGCTGCGGATGACCGCCCTCGGCGCGGACCGCCCGGCCACCTTCGAGGCCGGCACGGAGGTCGTGCGTCAGGTGCTGAGCCTGCGGTACGGCGTGTCCCTGAAGAACTTCGAGATCCACGACGGCAGCGGCCTCTCGCGGGCCAACCGCATTCCGGCCGCCACACTCGCGGAAATCCTCGAACTGCTGACGGAATCCCGTTACTCCGCCACCCTGAGCTCCATTCTGGACGGACTGCCCGTCTCGGGTGAGGCCGGCAGCACTCTCGGGCCCGAGTGGGGCCGATTCGACGACGTGAACTCCAAGTGCGCCGTCGGCAAGGTGCACGCGAAGACCGGCACCCTCACGGGGGCCATCGCGTTGAGCGGCCTCACGCAGGGCAAGGACGGCAAGTGGAAGGTGTTCTCCTTCATCGAGAACGGCTCCACGGCCGACCCCGGCGAGATCAAGGACGCCATGGACGGGCTCGCGGCGACGGTGAACGGCTGCTGGGCCTAG
- a CDS encoding alpha/beta fold hydrolase translates to MTTTPTVVLVHGAFADAASWSGVIAELQGHDIPVIAPPNPLRGLASDSAYVASVAAQIDGPVILVGHSYGGALITVAGATENVVGLVYVAAYVLEEGESLGELQNRFPLSPLVSNLKEWTYPVPGGDPAVEVTIAEDAFPSVFAADLPPGVTKILAAAQRPLAAAVFGETAAAAAWHTKPSWALIAGADEAINPEVERFGATRAGATIVELDGASHAVAVSQPKAVADLILDAVRATG, encoded by the coding sequence ATGACCACCACCCCTACCGTCGTTCTGGTCCACGGAGCGTTCGCCGACGCGGCCAGCTGGTCCGGCGTCATCGCCGAGCTCCAGGGCCACGACATTCCCGTGATCGCCCCGCCGAACCCGCTGCGCGGCCTCGCCTCCGACTCCGCGTACGTGGCCTCCGTCGCCGCCCAGATCGACGGCCCCGTGATCCTCGTCGGACACTCCTACGGCGGCGCCCTCATCACCGTGGCCGGTGCCACGGAGAACGTCGTCGGCCTCGTCTACGTCGCCGCCTACGTCCTGGAGGAGGGCGAGAGCCTCGGCGAGCTGCAGAACCGCTTCCCGCTCTCGCCGCTGGTCAGCAACCTCAAGGAGTGGACGTACCCGGTGCCGGGCGGCGACCCGGCCGTCGAGGTCACCATCGCCGAGGACGCCTTCCCGTCGGTGTTCGCCGCCGATCTGCCCCCGGGCGTCACCAAGATCCTGGCCGCGGCCCAGCGCCCGCTGGCCGCCGCCGTGTTCGGGGAGACCGCCGCCGCGGCCGCCTGGCACACCAAGCCGTCCTGGGCGCTGATCGCCGGAGCGGACGAGGCCATCAACCCCGAGGTCGAGCGCTTCGGCGCCACGCGGGCCGGGGCGACGATCGTCGAGCTCGACGGCGCCTCGCACGCCGTCGCGGTGTCCCAGCCGAAGGCGGTCGCGGACCTCATCCTGGACGCGGTCCGCGCGACGGGCTGA
- a CDS encoding AfsR/SARP family transcriptional regulator, translated as MPLEPVRFAVLGAVRVFRGDVELELGGPQERAFLALLLVGAGRPVAVGDIVDVLWGADPPRSAVNVVRRHVGALRRLLEPGLAARAEGRRLIRDAGGYRLVTDGDSADLLTFRALCEEGRRTADSSPGQALELLTEALSLWRGPLAAGIPEQARAHPAFDAVDRERLAAVRQAAGAALRAGRPEAVLPELREAAARHPLDEPLQAALLLSLAAVGHRSQALAVYEAVRARLAEELGIDPGADLRDARDTVLSETQGAGARRVEDAQDALGAPGPDGVRGPCSGPDDAVAPGAAPTLPAVFSPPAQLPHDIPAFTGRSAELDEAFALSGADGPRPGTVVISAIRGMAGIGKTTLAVHWAHRVADRFPDGQLYVNLRGFDPSGAVMDPGEAVRGFLDALGVPPERVPYGVDAQAALYRSVLAGRRVLVVLDNARDTEQVRPLLPGSPGCLTLVTSRSGLPGLVAAHGAHCVTLHPFDTAQARAFLVRRLGAERVAAEPAAADEISDLCAGLPLALACVAARAAGHPHFPLAAVAGELREAHGSLDAFARSDASVDVGTVFSWSSRAVSAAAARLFRLLALHPGPDFSLPAAASLAGLPARRTRPLLAELTGLHLVTEHSPGRYGFHDLLRAHAAELVDERHTGTDRRAALNRLYHHYLHTAHAADVLLAPNADPLPPPPAPEGVHPEPLADDSRALAWLTAEHAVLLAVVDAAAASGQPAQERLACQLAWALEPFFDRRGHWHDGLAVQRTALDAARRLADPGLEARGLRGLGRVEGRLGLHSRAVPRLERALELFTELDDATGRAQTHRSLGWEREQQGDLAGALRHNQVALGLFRALGERAAQASVLNSVGWYHALLGEYRHALTHCFEALTMLQQLGDRYGQAATWDSIAYAHHHLGRHPHALLGYRNALALLRDLGVPYVEADILVRVGDTHLATGDHEGARTAWEQALVLLRALNHPDAERVEARLTAREGHAGAV; from the coding sequence GTGCCGCTGGAGCCGGTGCGGTTCGCGGTCCTGGGGGCGGTTCGGGTCTTCCGGGGGGACGTGGAACTGGAGCTCGGAGGGCCGCAGGAACGTGCCTTCCTGGCCCTGCTCCTGGTCGGGGCGGGGCGGCCGGTGGCCGTGGGCGACATCGTCGACGTGCTCTGGGGAGCGGACCCGCCGCGCAGCGCGGTCAACGTCGTCCGGCGTCACGTGGGTGCGCTGCGCCGGCTGCTGGAGCCCGGCCTCGCCGCCCGCGCGGAGGGCCGCAGGCTGATACGGGACGCAGGCGGATACCGGCTGGTGACCGACGGTGACTCCGCGGACCTCCTGACGTTTCGCGCGTTGTGCGAGGAAGGGCGCAGGACCGCGGACAGCTCACCCGGGCAGGCCCTCGAACTCCTCACCGAGGCACTGTCGTTGTGGCGCGGGCCGCTCGCCGCGGGCATCCCCGAGCAGGCCCGCGCGCACCCGGCGTTCGACGCCGTGGACCGCGAGCGGCTCGCCGCCGTACGGCAGGCGGCCGGCGCCGCGCTGCGCGCCGGAAGACCGGAGGCGGTCCTGCCCGAGCTGCGGGAGGCCGCGGCACGGCACCCGTTGGACGAACCCCTCCAGGCGGCACTGCTCCTCTCGCTCGCGGCGGTCGGCCACCGCTCACAAGCCCTGGCCGTGTACGAGGCCGTACGGGCGCGGCTGGCCGAGGAACTGGGGATCGACCCCGGCGCGGACCTGCGCGACGCCCGCGACACGGTGCTGTCGGAGACGCAGGGGGCAGGGGCCCGGCGAGTGGAGGATGCCCAGGACGCACTTGGGGCACCCGGCCCCGACGGGGTGCGGGGTCCGTGCTCGGGCCCGGACGACGCCGTGGCGCCGGGGGCTGCCCCGACGCTGCCGGCCGTTTTCTCGCCGCCCGCCCAACTGCCGCACGACATACCGGCCTTCACCGGGCGGAGCGCCGAACTCGACGAGGCTTTCGCGCTGTCCGGTGCGGACGGCCCCCGGCCTGGGACCGTGGTGATCAGCGCCATCCGCGGAATGGCGGGCATCGGCAAGACCACACTCGCGGTGCACTGGGCGCACCGGGTCGCCGACCGCTTCCCCGACGGCCAGCTCTACGTCAATCTGCGCGGCTTCGATCCGTCCGGCGCCGTCATGGACCCGGGGGAGGCGGTCCGGGGGTTCCTCGACGCGCTCGGGGTGCCGCCGGAACGGGTCCCGTACGGCGTCGACGCCCAGGCCGCGCTCTACCGCAGTGTGCTCGCCGGCCGGCGGGTCCTCGTCGTGCTGGACAACGCCCGTGACACCGAGCAGGTGCGGCCGCTGCTGCCCGGCTCGCCCGGCTGCCTCACCCTCGTGACCAGCCGAAGCGGGCTGCCGGGGCTCGTCGCCGCCCATGGCGCCCACTGCGTGACCCTGCACCCCTTCGACACGGCCCAGGCCCGGGCTTTCCTGGTCCGCAGACTGGGCGCCGAGCGGGTCGCGGCCGAGCCCGCCGCAGCGGACGAGATCAGCGACCTGTGCGCCGGACTGCCCCTCGCCCTCGCCTGCGTGGCCGCCCGGGCCGCCGGTCACCCGCACTTCCCGCTCGCCGCCGTCGCCGGCGAACTGCGCGAGGCCCACGGCAGTCTCGACGCCTTCGCGCGCTCCGACGCCTCCGTGGACGTCGGCACCGTCTTCTCCTGGTCCTCCCGCGCGGTCTCGGCCGCGGCCGCCCGGCTGTTCCGTCTGCTCGCCCTGCACCCCGGTCCTGACTTCTCCCTGCCGGCCGCGGCCTCCCTCGCGGGCCTGCCCGCACGCCGGACCCGGCCGCTGCTGGCCGAACTGACCGGCCTGCACCTCGTCACCGAACACAGTCCCGGCCGCTACGGTTTCCACGACCTGCTGCGCGCCCACGCCGCCGAACTCGTCGACGAGCGCCACACCGGAACGGACCGCAGGGCGGCCCTGAACCGGCTGTACCACCACTACCTGCACACCGCCCACGCCGCGGACGTGCTGCTGGCACCCAACGCCGACCCGCTGCCCCCGCCCCCCGCGCCCGAAGGCGTCCACCCCGAACCCCTGGCCGACGACAGCCGCGCCCTGGCCTGGCTCACCGCCGAGCACGCGGTGCTGCTCGCCGTGGTCGACGCGGCCGCCGCCTCGGGGCAACCCGCGCAGGAACGTCTCGCCTGCCAACTCGCGTGGGCCCTGGAGCCGTTCTTCGACCGGCGCGGACACTGGCACGACGGGCTCGCCGTGCAGCGCACCGCCCTCGATGCCGCCCGACGGCTCGCCGATCCCGGACTGGAGGCCCGCGGCCTGCGCGGACTGGGCCGCGTGGAGGGCCGGCTCGGGCTGCACTCCCGGGCCGTTCCCCGGCTGGAACGGGCCCTGGAACTCTTCACCGAGCTGGACGACGCCACCGGCCGCGCCCAGACCCACCGCAGTCTGGGCTGGGAACGCGAGCAGCAGGGCGACCTGGCCGGGGCTCTGCGGCACAACCAGGTCGCCCTCGGCCTGTTCCGTGCCCTCGGCGAACGCGCCGCGCAGGCCAGCGTCCTGAACTCGGTCGGCTGGTACCACGCCCTGCTCGGCGAGTACCGGCACGCCCTGACGCACTGCTTCGAGGCGCTGACCATGCTCCAGCAACTCGGCGACCGCTACGGCCAGGCCGCCACCTGGGACAGCATCGCCTACGCCCACCACCACCTCGGCCGGCACCCGCACGCCCTCCTCGGCTACCGCAACGCCCTCGCCCTGCTGAGGGACCTGGGTGTGCCGTACGTCGAGGCGGACATTCTCGTCCGGGTCGGTGACACCCACCTCGCCACCGGCGATCACGAGGGCGCCCGCACGGCGTGGGAGCAGGCCCTTGTCCTCCTGCGGGCCCTGAACCACCCGGACGCCGAGCGTGTCGAGGCCCGGCTGACCGCACGGGAGGGGCACGCCGGTGCCGTCTGA
- a CDS encoding alpha/beta hydrolase produces MSDVVEPVTPVLEPAAQAFAEATARPPFLFDLPPAEGRKAVDEVQSGEVDAPAVDEEWVTVPGGPTGSVRVRIVRPAGASGTLPVILYIHGAGWVFGNAHTHDRLVRELAVGAGAAVVFPEYDLSPEARYPVAVEQNFAVARWIVEEGASRGLDGGRLAVVGDSVGGNMSAALTLMAKERGGVPLVQQVLFYPVTDAAFDTGSYHQFAEGYFLRRDGMQWFWDQYTTSEAERAQITASPLRATTAQLTGLPPALIITGEADVLRDEGEAYANKLREAGVPVTAVRFQGIIHDFVMLNALRETHAAQAAITLAVGTLRDALHV; encoded by the coding sequence ATGTCCGACGTCGTCGAGCCGGTCACGCCGGTGCTCGAGCCCGCCGCTCAGGCGTTCGCCGAGGCGACCGCCCGTCCGCCGTTTCTGTTCGATCTGCCGCCGGCCGAGGGGCGCAAGGCCGTCGACGAGGTTCAGTCGGGTGAGGTCGACGCGCCGGCGGTGGACGAGGAGTGGGTGACCGTCCCGGGTGGTCCCACGGGCAGTGTGCGGGTGCGGATCGTGCGGCCGGCGGGTGCTTCGGGGACGTTGCCGGTGATTCTCTACATTCATGGTGCGGGCTGGGTGTTCGGCAACGCGCACACGCACGACCGGCTGGTGCGTGAGCTGGCGGTGGGTGCGGGTGCGGCGGTCGTGTTCCCCGAGTACGACCTTTCGCCGGAGGCGCGGTATCCGGTGGCCGTCGAGCAGAACTTCGCGGTGGCCCGGTGGATCGTGGAGGAGGGCGCGTCGCGCGGGCTGGACGGGGGCCGGCTGGCGGTCGTCGGCGACTCGGTCGGCGGCAACATGAGTGCGGCTCTGACCCTGATGGCCAAGGAGCGCGGTGGTGTTCCGCTGGTGCAGCAGGTGCTGTTCTATCCGGTGACCGACGCGGCGTTCGACACGGGTTCCTACCATCAGTTCGCCGAGGGCTATTTCCTGCGCCGTGACGGCATGCAGTGGTTCTGGGACCAGTACACGACGAGCGAGGCGGAGCGTGCGCAGATCACCGCGTCGCCGCTGCGTGCCACCACCGCGCAGCTGACCGGTCTGCCTCCGGCCCTCATCATCACCGGTGAGGCCGATGTGCTGCGCGACGAGGGCGAGGCCTACGCCAACAAGCTGCGCGAGGCGGGCGTGCCCGTCACCGCGGTCCGTTTCCAGGGCATCATCCACGACTTCGTCATGCTCAACGCCCTGCGCGAGACCCACGCCGCACAGGCCGCCATCACCCTGGCCGTCGGCACCCTGCGCGACGCCCTGCACGTCTGA
- a CDS encoding helix-turn-helix domain-containing protein codes for MPSTSTSTCDSTRTPGASANRTPLGVEIMTGEETPARLPGEASSHRAHRLLARDGGEYLFVGLRTGGRPESAPAAPLGSLTPPGLAVATASAGPTAPAEPLDAPALPLTPGDVCFYDVRRAPALDFREPFRATVFLVPADLLGLADSDVGRIARTPVARSSGLGTLLSPLLSDLARATAEARPPVGEMLAWNVVNLLATLAAEQLGSAAPGTPRPYAPPGAPGTSGTPGAPSTSATAGTPGARPAVLGRILEYVELHLTDPDLSPEVIARAHHISVRYLHKLFKDEGRTVGRWILRRRLEECRRDLTRYGRGGRTIAAVAARWGFLSATHFSRVFRSAYGMSPREWRDTAGRGAWAGPR; via the coding sequence ATGCCCAGCACCAGCACGAGCACCTGTGACAGCACCCGCACTCCCGGCGCGTCCGCGAACCGGACACCCCTGGGCGTCGAGATCATGACCGGCGAGGAGACACCGGCCCGGCTGCCGGGAGAGGCGTCGTCGCACCGCGCCCACCGGCTGCTCGCCCGTGACGGCGGCGAGTACCTCTTCGTCGGACTGCGGACCGGCGGCCGGCCCGAAAGCGCTCCCGCCGCTCCGCTCGGCTCCCTCACGCCTCCCGGCCTCGCCGTAGCTACGGCTTCCGCCGGTCCGACCGCTCCCGCTGAGCCGCTCGACGCCCCCGCGTTGCCTCTGACACCCGGGGACGTCTGCTTCTACGACGTCCGCCGCGCCCCCGCGCTCGATTTCCGCGAGCCGTTCCGGGCGACGGTGTTCCTCGTCCCGGCCGACCTGCTGGGCCTCGCCGACTCCGACGTGGGGCGGATCGCGCGGACGCCGGTCGCCCGCTCCTCGGGGCTGGGCACCCTGCTGTCGCCGCTGCTGTCCGACCTGGCGCGGGCGACCGCCGAGGCCCGGCCCCCGGTCGGCGAGATGCTCGCCTGGAACGTGGTGAACCTGCTGGCGACCCTCGCCGCCGAGCAGTTGGGTTCAGCGGCGCCCGGAACACCCCGACCGTACGCGCCACCCGGGGCGCCTGGGACGTCCGGAACACCGGGAGCACCGAGCACGTCCGCGACAGCGGGTACGCCCGGCGCGCGCCCTGCGGTGCTGGGGCGCATCCTGGAGTACGTCGAACTGCACCTGACCGACCCGGACCTGTCCCCGGAGGTCATCGCCCGTGCCCACCACATCTCCGTGCGCTATCTGCACAAGCTGTTCAAGGACGAGGGCAGAACGGTCGGCCGGTGGATTCTCCGCCGCCGCCTGGAGGAATGCCGGCGCGATCTCACGCGGTACGGCCGCGGGGGCCGGACCATCGCGGCCGTGGCCGCCCGGTGGGGTTTCCTGAGCGCCACGCATTTCAGCCGGGTCTTCCGGTCCGCCTACGGCATGTCCCCCCGTGAATGGCGGGACACCGCGGGGCGCGGCGCGTGGGCCGGACCTCGCTGA
- a CDS encoding response regulator transcription factor: MASVLIVSDQSLQRVGLRMLLSAEPDLTVVGDTANGAEAVRMSAALRPDVVLMGGDRSRTDGTETIRRIAHPSHLTAVHGPAGPDGQPPRILVLTSTGHEGQAYAALRAGAGGFLIEDSTAHELTAAIRIVAAGDAVITPELTRALIDTVRHARAPRHGERATGIASLTERERDVLVAVASGWSNAEIAARLSIAPTTVKSHVSHILTKIGARARVQAVAFAYEYGLVQPAA; the protein is encoded by the coding sequence ATGGCCTCCGTACTCATCGTCAGCGACCAGTCCCTCCAGCGCGTCGGTCTGCGCATGCTCCTGAGCGCCGAGCCCGACCTCACCGTCGTGGGCGACACGGCGAACGGGGCCGAAGCGGTCCGTATGAGCGCCGCGCTCCGTCCCGACGTCGTCCTGATGGGCGGCGACCGCTCCCGGACGGACGGCACCGAGACCATTCGCCGCATCGCACACCCGTCACACCTGACGGCGGTCCACGGACCCGCCGGGCCGGACGGGCAGCCGCCGCGGATCCTGGTGCTGACCTCGACCGGTCACGAGGGGCAGGCCTACGCCGCCCTGCGCGCGGGCGCCGGCGGATTCCTCATCGAGGACTCCACGGCCCACGAACTGACCGCTGCCATCCGCATCGTGGCCGCCGGAGACGCGGTCATCACCCCCGAACTGACCCGCGCGCTCATCGACACCGTCCGCCACGCACGGGCCCCGCGCCACGGCGAGCGGGCGACCGGAATCGCCTCCCTCACCGAGCGCGAACGCGACGTCCTCGTCGCCGTCGCCTCCGGCTGGTCCAACGCGGAGATCGCCGCCCGGCTCTCCATCGCCCCGACCACGGTCAAATCACACGTGAGCCACATCCTCACCAAGATCGGCGCCCGCGCCCGGGTCCAGGCGGTCGCCTTCGCGTACGAGTACGGGCTGGTCCAGCCGGCGGCCTGA